CCCGCGCATCGTTCTCCCCAGCTGTCTATGCTTACACCATGTGGACGGCGCTCGCTCTCGCCGTCCTCACCAAGGGCCTCGTGGCTCTCGTCTTTTTCTTCGGCGCAGCCATCGTCTATCTCGCTCTCAGCGGCGAATACAAAAACTGGCGCAGTCTCAAACCCTTCACCGGCATCCTGCTCTTCCTCGTCATCGCGGCTCCTTGGCACATCCTCGCCGGCCTGCGCAACACCGGAGGCATGAACGGCCATGGCTTCTTCTGGTTCTACTTCATCAACGAGCACGTCCTCCGCTTCCTCGGCCGCCGCTACCCAAAGGACTACAATAGACTCCCGGGCTATCTTTTCTGGAGCCTTCATCTCGTCTGGCTCTTCCCCTGGTCGCTCTTCTGCGGAACCCTCGTCCGCCAAACCTACCTCGCCTACCAGCGCTACCGAGCATCTAACCCAGCACCAATCGACGAAGCAAGAACCTTCTACTGGCAGCCATACGCTGTCGTGGTAGTCGGCCTCATCCTGCAAAACGCCTTCAAGATCCCCTACATCTTCACGCTCTTCCTGGCGCTCATCCTATTCCTGCTCCACGGTCTTCGCCGCCGCCAGTCGAACTCCCACTCCGGCACTCCGCTGCTTCGCGTCAACACCCTCGCTCAGCGCAGCACGCTCCTTCTCAGCATCTTCGCGTCACTAGTCCTTGTCTTCTTCTCCCTCTCCACCAATCAGGAGTACTACACCTTCCCCGCCTACCTCTCCATGATCCTCCTCCTAGCCGTCGCCCTCGCGCACGCCGAGCAGACCTACTCCACCGACTCCGGCTCCCGCCGCTGGATCACCGTCGGCCACGCCACCTTCACCGTCCTCGGCGTCGCCATCGCCATCACCCTCCTCTACGGCCTCTGGACCTCCCGCCACCTTCCCTTTGTTCCGGACATCGGCAACCTCCTCGCCCATCGCGGTGTAGGCGACTACACCCTCTCCATGTCCGGCATCTTCGATCTCACCGGCCCCAGCTTCGCCGCCCTGCGTCTTCCCGCAACACTAGCCGCCATCGCCTTCCTCATCGGTCCCGCCATCGCCTGGCTTCTGCGCTCCCAGCGCCGTCACCTCGCCGCAACCCTAGCCGTAGCCCTCACCGCCACCAGCTTCTTCATCGCAGCCCACATCGCCTTCGCCCGCTTCGCCCCCATGCTCTCCTCAAAGAGCTTCGCCGACACCATCCAGCAGCTCGAAGCCTACCATTCCATCTCCCGCGAAAACAAAGTCATCCTCTTTGGCGATCAGTCCTACGGCTCCTCGATCACCTTCTACCTCGACCGTCAGATCTATCTCGTCAACGGCCGAGCCTCCTCCATGCTCTTCGGCGGCACCTTCCCCGACGCGCCTCCCGTCTTCCTCACTTCGGAAGATCTCCTGACGATCTGGGGCCAGGGAGAACGCAAACTTCTCTTCGTCCCCTTGGAGAAACGCGACACCGTCGACCAACTCCTCGGCAACCACAAAGT
The nucleotide sequence above comes from Tunturibacter empetritectus. Encoded proteins:
- a CDS encoding ArnT family glycosyltransferase encodes the protein MIKETLLEPTADTEASLDSCTPRRSTAILVLTGLWLIIFFAALFTPPLLDDADATHASAARHMALSGDLVTLRVDGIRYLEKAPLPYWLGALSFRLFGFNSFAAHLPQAIGVLLLALLGYYWAYRAFNARTAFYTGLATLTTVGVFLFTRYYIPEVLLSLFLAIALFCLLRSLNATTTQQSTDTRASFSPAVYAYTMWTALALAVLTKGLVALVFFFGAAIVYLALSGEYKNWRSLKPFTGILLFLVIAAPWHILAGLRNTGGMNGHGFFWFYFINEHVLRFLGRRYPKDYNRLPGYLFWSLHLVWLFPWSLFCGTLVRQTYLAYQRYRASNPAPIDEARTFYWQPYAVVVVGLILQNAFKIPYIFTLFLALILFLLHGLRRRQSNSHSGTPLLRVNTLAQRSTLLLSIFASLVLVFFSLSTNQEYYTFPAYLSMILLLAVALAHAEQTYSTDSGSRRWITVGHATFTVLGVAIAITLLYGLWTSRHLPFVPDIGNLLAHRGVGDYTLSMSGIFDLTGPSFAALRLPATLAAIAFLIGPAIAWLLRSQRRHLAATLAVALTATSFFIAAHIAFARFAPMLSSKSFADTIQQLEAYHSISRENKVILFGDQSYGSSITFYLDRQIYLVNGRASSMLFGGTFPDAPPVFLTSEDLLTIWGQGERKLLFVPLEKRDTVDQLLGNHKVLLFESSGKALFTDRPLDYPSRTP